One Halictus rubicundus isolate RS-2024b chromosome 10, iyHalRubi1_principal, whole genome shotgun sequence genomic window carries:
- the Slik gene encoding sterile20-like kinase isoform X2 translates to MSFLSNLKKAFHFGGNDAKKKKLYNNIKMDCNPEEFWEMVGELGDGAFGKVYKAQHKQTQQLAAAKMCALEGEDDLSDFMIEIDILSECKHPNVVELHEAYFIEGKLWMLIEYCDGGAVDSIMVELQKALTELQIAYICQHMTKGLAFLHKSKVIHRDLKAGNVLLTMAGGVKIADFGVSAKNKHTLQKHDTFIGTPYWMAPEVVLCETFRDNPYDFKVDIWSLGITLIEFAQIEPPNHEMSPMRVLLKIQKSDPPKLEQPGKWSKDFNDFIAKALIKDPTSRPTADELLKHSFINRNLDSKPIRDLLLEYKADVVEEELVDEEAEEQRTSQLPLEVDQLGDDSASMRSDADVKISEKENLAASPVSAKKEESHKREINRDGEKEDRNKKLRKAESKENIPVSVEKKQAPKPPSTSEANERRVSREKGPAPPPPPMRQDSKNEEKESNLKNTDKLNAVEMVDQCKSTEDSKREKPSLSESQGTAEREETTVDTFNEKQTVRDSLEKLTAGNEKEKDTRQKSVLQNKVSQPSRMELTSEEKRKSAPIRPESTEDWSKPAFNKQSSLEERSRAEKKPIDAQTKRQSSTEDNRKSLQEKRKSVEEKLNAVLEKRFSMDSEMRSNVPSLETLTRRETAGPNAILSEKNIMKACSTEDIKTDYGIGKVESVVKSRSEGSSRYDSLENFSDEFDGKREKKKWLNKEQTRESVANDGSTGEKRGSSINVSVITSTPIRSRSASSRRGSGDNVVVITGKTDQETRPNTSTVRITADSPDLSNSLASNISQVTVVTTHPPVLVDAVSPTPLPCRPSPTSEVVIVANELNKTQVNESSTDDDGFPSLDSLEYTPQEQPIVLTDASKRVGKKLDESEVLIVSPIVDELQDTSHVSVVTVGDDKEQVKDSSQTGMLKKRGAARTCSSQSDAQSLLERSSTKSDSGDEITKMMVAGTIVEPVDIDDTDRNSKKVNGLIKNDKSAAGGRIDEKVLKTIRQKDAGKLYREKRISPDSFEGSRSQSESGSTRSHTPSKSIDRSDAESISTTISQDSRESNKENHIGQGQTPETEEEVVLRRKPDYARDIQRPTRTKEDIQMMNLKKKTRKRTRKFEIDGVVVTTTTSKVIYGDDENGKVYDDQIFRKQELRELKMLQKMEQKQFQDLSQKAQFNKDQQEKRFEQERQLLERNAETDLETLGRQQRQQIERAEAQQEADLRLASKKIRSEQERELKQFRDGLKQELRLLKQEVDLMPKDKRKSAFKIRKEKLEAEHEEREKHFLDKLNESHELSLRRLSDSHREKIALMERQFLQQKQQLMRAREAAIWEQEERHIHEKQQLLKKQLKDIFFLQRHQMLIRHEKELEQMKRMNQRKEEELVKRQTVERRNLPKRIRNEMKAREMMFRESMRISISAVIAPDPDAEREKLKKFQENEKKRYRAEQQRFELKHSRQLEEVRAQSDATIKELEQLQNEKRKMLMEHETLKLKELEEAYGKELREWKAQLKPRKQKLEAELSAEKDALEARYRDYFPSGLSGLSVPPLDYSNIFHFEGWRKSPRLPRSTPASPSPFTIPRVSLRVSSSDTGSVNGMLSRSHSKPDLVPSSSPRR, encoded by the exons ATGTCATTCTTATCGAATTTGAAGAAAGCATTCCACTTTGGTGGCAATGACGCGAAGAAAAAGAAGTTGTACAACAATATTAAAATGGATTGTAACCCGGAAGAATTCTGGGAAATGGTGGGTGAACTTGGGGATGGAGCATTTGGAAAAGTGTATAAG gCACAGCATAAACAAACGCAACAGCTTGCTGCTGCAAAAATGTGTGCCCTCGAAGGAGAAGACGATCTTAGCGATTTCATGATCGAAATAGACATATTATCGGAATGTAAACATCCGAATGTTGTTGAGTTACACGAAGCATATTTTATAGAGGGAAAACTATGG ATGCTGATAGAATATTGCGATGGTGGTGCTGTCGATTCCATAATGGTGGAATTACAGAAAGCTTTAACAGAACTGCAAATAGCCTACATATGTCAACACATGACTAAAGGACTTGCATTTTTACACAAATCTAAAGTAATTCACAGGGATCTAAAGGCGGGAAATGTTTTGTTAACAATGGCTGGAGGAGTGAAAATTG CCGATTTTGGAGTATCTGCGAAAAATAAGCATACGTTACAGAAACACGATACATTTATTGGTACACCATATTGGATGGCACCGGAAGTAGTATTATGCGAAACGTTTCGGGATAATCCTTATGATTTCAAA GTAGATATATGGTCGCTCGGGATTACCCTAATCGAATTTGCACAAATCGAGCCACCAAACCACGAGATGTCACCGATGCGAGTACTCCTCAAAATACAAAAGAGTGACCCACCGAAACTCGAGCAACCTGGAAAGTGGAGTAAAGATTTTAATGATTTTATCGCGAAGGCTCTCATAAAGGATCCAACGTCGAGACCTACAGCCGACGAATTGTTGAAGCATTCGTTTATAAATCGGAATTTGGATTCGAAACCGATCAGGGACTTGCTCTTGGAGTACAAAGCCGATGTCGTCGAAGAGGAATTGGTCGACGAGGAAGCAGAG GAGCAACGCACATCTCAGCTACCTCTGGAGGTGGATCAACTCGGAGATGACTCTGCATCTATGCGCAGTGACGCTGATGTCAAGA TTtctgaaaaagaaaatcttGCCGCATCACCCGTATCTGCGAAAAAAGAAGAGAGCCACAAACGAGAGATCAACAGAGATGGTGAAAAGGAGGACAGAAACAAGAAATTACGGAAAGCGGAATCTAAAGAGAACATACCTGTATCCGTTGAGAAGAAACAA GCACCTAAACCACCTAGTACAAGCGAAGCAAACGAACGTAGAGTATCTCGGGAGAAAGGTCCTgctcctcctccgcctcctaTGCGGCAGGATagtaaaaacgaggagaaggagAGTAATTTGAAGAACACCGACAAGCTGAACGCCGTCGAGATGGTGGACCAATGCAAGAGTACCGAGGACAGCAAGAGAGAAAAACCCTCGTTATCGGAGAGTCAAGGCACGGCGGAGAGGGAAGAAACAACCGTGGATACGTTCAACGAGAAGCAAACCGTCAGAGATAGTTTAGAGAAATTAACAGCTGGCAacgagaaggagaaggacacGAGACAGAAATCGGTATTACAGAATAAAGTGAGCCAGCCATCGAGAATGGAATTAACTTCGGAGGAGAAGAGGAAATCGGCCCCGATTCGACCAGAGTCGACAGAGGATTGGTCGAAGCCAGCGTTCAACAAACAATCGTCTCTAGAAGAGAGAAGCAG AGCCGAGAAGAAACCCATCGACGCGCAAACGAAACGACAATCCTCAACGGAAGACAATCGGAAGAGCTTGCAGGAGAAACGAAAGTCTGTCGAGGAGAAGTTAAACGCGGTTCTAGAGAAACGATTCTCGATGGATTCCGAAATGCGGTCGAACGTTCCGTCGTTGGAGACGTTGACGCGCCGAGAAACCGCCGGTCCGAACGCGATCTTGTCCGAGAAGAACATCATGAAGGCTTGCTCCACGGAAGACATCAAGACGGATTATGGTATAGGCAAGGTAGAGTCGGTCGTTAAAAGTCGTAGCGAAGGATCGTCCAGATACGATTCGTTGGAGAACTTCTCGGACGAGTTCGATGGGAAACGAGAGAAGAAGAAATGGTTGAACAAGGAACAGACGCGCGAGAGTGTCGCGAACGATGGATCCACCGGCGAGAAGAGAGGTTCTTCGATAAACGTGTCGGTGATCACGTCGACGCCTATTAGGAGTAGAAGCGCGTCGTCGAGAAGAGGCAGCGGGGATAATGTGGTTGTCATTACCG GAAAAACCGACCAAGAAACACGTCCAAACACATCAACCGTCCGGATCACAGCCGACAGTCCAGACTTATCGAATAGTCTAGCGAGCAACATAAGCCAGGTAACAGTGGTGACCACTCATCCTCCGGTACTGGTCGACGCCGTGTCGCCGACGCCTCTTCCTTGCCGGCCGTCTCCGACCTCGGAGGTGGTGATCGTCGCGAACGAATTGAACAAGACGCAGGTCAACGAAAGTTCGACCGACGACGACGGATTCCCGAGCCTGGACAGTCTGGAGTACACGCCGCAGGAGCAGCCGATCGTTCTGACGGACGCTTCGAAGCGGGTGGGCAAGAAGTTGGACGAGTCCGAGGTGTTGATCGTGAGCCCGATCGTGGACGAGTTGCAGGACACTAGTCACGTCTCCGTGGTGACGGTCGGCGACGACAAGGAGCAGGTGAAAGACTCCTCGCAAACGGGGATGCTGAAGAAACGGGGTGCGGCGCGAACCTGTTCCTCGCAGAGCGACGCGCAGAGTCTACTGGAGAGGTCGAGCACGAAGAGCGACAGCGGGGACGAGATCACGAAGATGATGGTCGCTGGAACGATCGTCGAGCCCGTGGATATCGACGACACGGACAGAAACTCGAAGAAGGTGAACGGCCTGATCAAGAACGACAAGTCGGCCGCGGGTGGTCGTATCGACGAGAAGGTTCTGAAAACGATCCGACAGAAGGACGCGGGAAAACTGTACAGAGAGAAGAGGATATCCCCGGACAGCTTCGAGGGATCCAGATCGCAGAGCGAGTCCGGTTCGACGAGATCGCACACGCCGAGCAAGAGCATCGATCGCTCGGACGCCGAGTCGATCTCGACCACGATCAGCCAGGACAGCCGAGAGTCGAACAAGGAGAATCACATCGGACAGGGACAGACGCCGGAAACGGAAGAGGAAGTAGTGCTGCGGCGGAAGCCCGATTACGCTCGCGATATACAGCGGCCGACCAGAACCAAGGAGGACATACAGATGATGAATCTGAAGAAAAAGACGAGGAAGCGAACAAGGAAGTTCGAGATAGACGGTGTCGTGGTTACGACGACCACCTCCAAGGTGATCTACGGCGACGACGAGAACGGGAAGGTCTACGACGATCAGATATTCAGGAAACAGGAGCTCAGGGAGCTGAAGATGCTGCAGAAAATGGAGCAGAAGCAGTTCCAGGATTTGTCGCAGAAGGCGCAGTTCAACAAGGATCAACAGGAGAAGCGTTTCGAGCAGGAACGCCAGCTGCTCGAGCGAAACGCCGAGACCGATCTCGAGACTCTCGGACGGCAACAGAGGCAGCAGATCGAGCGTGCCGAGGCGCAGCAGGAGGCAGATCTCAGGCTCGCCTCGAAGAAGATCCGCAGCGAGCAGGAGAGGGAGTTGAAGCAGTTCCGAGATGGTCTGAAGCAGGAGCTGAGGCTGCTGAAGCAAGAGGTGGATCTGATGCCGAAGGACAAGCGGAAGAGCGCGTTCAAGATCCGAAAGGAGAAGCTCGAGGCCGAGCACGAGGAGAGGGAGAAACACTTTTTGGACAAGTTGAACGAGAGTCACGAGCTCTCTCTGAGGAGGCTGTCCGACAGCCACCGGGAGAAGATCGCGCTGATGGAGAGACAGTTTTTGCAGCAGAAGCAACAGCTGATGAGGGCTCGGGAGGCGGCGATCTGGGAACAAGAGGAGCGACACATCCACGAGAAGCAGCAGCTGTTGAAGAAACAGCTGAAGGACATCTTCTTCCTGCAGAGGCATCAGATGCTGATCCGTCACGAGAAGGAGCTCGAGCAGATGAAGCGGATGAACCAAAGGAAGGAGGAGGAGCTGGTCAAGCGACAGACGGTCGAGCGCAGAAACCTACCGAAACGGATCCGCAACGAGATGAAGGCGCGCGAGATGATGTTCCGGGAGTCGATGAGGATCTCGATATCGGCGGTGATCGCGCCTGACCCGGACGCCGAGCGGGAGAAGCTGAAGAAGTTCCAGGAGAACGAGAAGAAGAGGTACCGGGCAGAGCAACAACGGTTCGAGCTGAAACACTCGAGGCAACTCGAGGAGGTCAGAGCGCAGAGCGACGCCACCATCAAGGAATTGGAGCAACTTCAGAACGAGAAGAGGAAAATGCTGATGGAGCACGAAACCTTGAAGCTGAAGGAGCTGGAGGAAGCGTACGGTAAAGAACTACGCGAGTGGAAGGCGCAGTTGAAGCCTCGCAAACAG AAGTTAGAGGCTGAGCTGTCGGCTGAAAAGGACGCGTTGGAAGCTCGCTACCGAGACTATTTCCCTTCGGGTCTTAGTGGTCTCTCTGTTCCACCTTTAGACTATTCTAACATCTTTCATTTCGAAGGCTGGAGGAAGTCGCCGCGTTTGCCCCGCTCCACCCCCGCATCCCCATCCCCCTTCACGATTCCAAGGGTGTCGCTGAGAGTCAGCAGTTCGGACACCGGCTCCGTAAATGGCATGCTTTCGCGAAGTCATTCGAAACCTGACCTGGTACCGTCTTCCTCGCCTCGTAGATAG
- the Slik gene encoding sterile20-like kinase isoform X1, with product MSFLSNLKKAFHFGGNDAKKKKLYNNIKMDCNPEEFWEMVGELGDGAFGKVYKAQHKQTQQLAAAKMCALEGEDDLSDFMIEIDILSECKHPNVVELHEAYFIEGKLWMLIEYCDGGAVDSIMVELQKALTELQIAYICQHMTKGLAFLHKSKVIHRDLKAGNVLLTMAGGVKIADFGVSAKNKHTLQKHDTFIGTPYWMAPEVVLCETFRDNPYDFKVDIWSLGITLIEFAQIEPPNHEMSPMRVLLKIQKSDPPKLEQPGKWSKDFNDFIAKALIKDPTSRPTADELLKHSFINRNLDSKPIRDLLLEYKADVVEEELVDEEAEKAKMAKKHRELYQRIGCACGSPGPRQPHHPCVCQEQRTSQLPLEVDQLGDDSASMRSDADVKISEKENLAASPVSAKKEESHKREINRDGEKEDRNKKLRKAESKENIPVSVEKKQAPKPPSTSEANERRVSREKGPAPPPPPMRQDSKNEEKESNLKNTDKLNAVEMVDQCKSTEDSKREKPSLSESQGTAEREETTVDTFNEKQTVRDSLEKLTAGNEKEKDTRQKSVLQNKVSQPSRMELTSEEKRKSAPIRPESTEDWSKPAFNKQSSLEERSRAEKKPIDAQTKRQSSTEDNRKSLQEKRKSVEEKLNAVLEKRFSMDSEMRSNVPSLETLTRRETAGPNAILSEKNIMKACSTEDIKTDYGIGKVESVVKSRSEGSSRYDSLENFSDEFDGKREKKKWLNKEQTRESVANDGSTGEKRGSSINVSVITSTPIRSRSASSRRGSGDNVVVITGKTDQETRPNTSTVRITADSPDLSNSLASNISQVTVVTTHPPVLVDAVSPTPLPCRPSPTSEVVIVANELNKTQVNESSTDDDGFPSLDSLEYTPQEQPIVLTDASKRVGKKLDESEVLIVSPIVDELQDTSHVSVVTVGDDKEQVKDSSQTGMLKKRGAARTCSSQSDAQSLLERSSTKSDSGDEITKMMVAGTIVEPVDIDDTDRNSKKVNGLIKNDKSAAGGRIDEKVLKTIRQKDAGKLYREKRISPDSFEGSRSQSESGSTRSHTPSKSIDRSDAESISTTISQDSRESNKENHIGQGQTPETEEEVVLRRKPDYARDIQRPTRTKEDIQMMNLKKKTRKRTRKFEIDGVVVTTTTSKVIYGDDENGKVYDDQIFRKQELRELKMLQKMEQKQFQDLSQKAQFNKDQQEKRFEQERQLLERNAETDLETLGRQQRQQIERAEAQQEADLRLASKKIRSEQERELKQFRDGLKQELRLLKQEVDLMPKDKRKSAFKIRKEKLEAEHEEREKHFLDKLNESHELSLRRLSDSHREKIALMERQFLQQKQQLMRAREAAIWEQEERHIHEKQQLLKKQLKDIFFLQRHQMLIRHEKELEQMKRMNQRKEEELVKRQTVERRNLPKRIRNEMKAREMMFRESMRISISAVIAPDPDAEREKLKKFQENEKKRYRAEQQRFELKHSRQLEEVRAQSDATIKELEQLQNEKRKMLMEHETLKLKELEEAYGKELREWKAQLKPRKQKLEAELSAEKDALEARYRDYFPSGLSGLSVPPLDYSNIFHFEGWRKSPRLPRSTPASPSPFTIPRVSLRVSSSDTGSVNGMLSRSHSKPDLVPSSSPRR from the exons ATGTCATTCTTATCGAATTTGAAGAAAGCATTCCACTTTGGTGGCAATGACGCGAAGAAAAAGAAGTTGTACAACAATATTAAAATGGATTGTAACCCGGAAGAATTCTGGGAAATGGTGGGTGAACTTGGGGATGGAGCATTTGGAAAAGTGTATAAG gCACAGCATAAACAAACGCAACAGCTTGCTGCTGCAAAAATGTGTGCCCTCGAAGGAGAAGACGATCTTAGCGATTTCATGATCGAAATAGACATATTATCGGAATGTAAACATCCGAATGTTGTTGAGTTACACGAAGCATATTTTATAGAGGGAAAACTATGG ATGCTGATAGAATATTGCGATGGTGGTGCTGTCGATTCCATAATGGTGGAATTACAGAAAGCTTTAACAGAACTGCAAATAGCCTACATATGTCAACACATGACTAAAGGACTTGCATTTTTACACAAATCTAAAGTAATTCACAGGGATCTAAAGGCGGGAAATGTTTTGTTAACAATGGCTGGAGGAGTGAAAATTG CCGATTTTGGAGTATCTGCGAAAAATAAGCATACGTTACAGAAACACGATACATTTATTGGTACACCATATTGGATGGCACCGGAAGTAGTATTATGCGAAACGTTTCGGGATAATCCTTATGATTTCAAA GTAGATATATGGTCGCTCGGGATTACCCTAATCGAATTTGCACAAATCGAGCCACCAAACCACGAGATGTCACCGATGCGAGTACTCCTCAAAATACAAAAGAGTGACCCACCGAAACTCGAGCAACCTGGAAAGTGGAGTAAAGATTTTAATGATTTTATCGCGAAGGCTCTCATAAAGGATCCAACGTCGAGACCTACAGCCGACGAATTGTTGAAGCATTCGTTTATAAATCGGAATTTGGATTCGAAACCGATCAGGGACTTGCTCTTGGAGTACAAAGCCGATGTCGTCGAAGAGGAATTGGTCGACGAGGAAGCAGAG AAGgcaaaaatggcgaaaaaaCACAGAGAACTATATCAGCGGATCGG CTGTGCATGCGGCTCTCCTGGGCCTCGCCAGCCCCATCACCCCTGCGTTTGTCAG GAGCAACGCACATCTCAGCTACCTCTGGAGGTGGATCAACTCGGAGATGACTCTGCATCTATGCGCAGTGACGCTGATGTCAAGA TTtctgaaaaagaaaatcttGCCGCATCACCCGTATCTGCGAAAAAAGAAGAGAGCCACAAACGAGAGATCAACAGAGATGGTGAAAAGGAGGACAGAAACAAGAAATTACGGAAAGCGGAATCTAAAGAGAACATACCTGTATCCGTTGAGAAGAAACAA GCACCTAAACCACCTAGTACAAGCGAAGCAAACGAACGTAGAGTATCTCGGGAGAAAGGTCCTgctcctcctccgcctcctaTGCGGCAGGATagtaaaaacgaggagaaggagAGTAATTTGAAGAACACCGACAAGCTGAACGCCGTCGAGATGGTGGACCAATGCAAGAGTACCGAGGACAGCAAGAGAGAAAAACCCTCGTTATCGGAGAGTCAAGGCACGGCGGAGAGGGAAGAAACAACCGTGGATACGTTCAACGAGAAGCAAACCGTCAGAGATAGTTTAGAGAAATTAACAGCTGGCAacgagaaggagaaggacacGAGACAGAAATCGGTATTACAGAATAAAGTGAGCCAGCCATCGAGAATGGAATTAACTTCGGAGGAGAAGAGGAAATCGGCCCCGATTCGACCAGAGTCGACAGAGGATTGGTCGAAGCCAGCGTTCAACAAACAATCGTCTCTAGAAGAGAGAAGCAG AGCCGAGAAGAAACCCATCGACGCGCAAACGAAACGACAATCCTCAACGGAAGACAATCGGAAGAGCTTGCAGGAGAAACGAAAGTCTGTCGAGGAGAAGTTAAACGCGGTTCTAGAGAAACGATTCTCGATGGATTCCGAAATGCGGTCGAACGTTCCGTCGTTGGAGACGTTGACGCGCCGAGAAACCGCCGGTCCGAACGCGATCTTGTCCGAGAAGAACATCATGAAGGCTTGCTCCACGGAAGACATCAAGACGGATTATGGTATAGGCAAGGTAGAGTCGGTCGTTAAAAGTCGTAGCGAAGGATCGTCCAGATACGATTCGTTGGAGAACTTCTCGGACGAGTTCGATGGGAAACGAGAGAAGAAGAAATGGTTGAACAAGGAACAGACGCGCGAGAGTGTCGCGAACGATGGATCCACCGGCGAGAAGAGAGGTTCTTCGATAAACGTGTCGGTGATCACGTCGACGCCTATTAGGAGTAGAAGCGCGTCGTCGAGAAGAGGCAGCGGGGATAATGTGGTTGTCATTACCG GAAAAACCGACCAAGAAACACGTCCAAACACATCAACCGTCCGGATCACAGCCGACAGTCCAGACTTATCGAATAGTCTAGCGAGCAACATAAGCCAGGTAACAGTGGTGACCACTCATCCTCCGGTACTGGTCGACGCCGTGTCGCCGACGCCTCTTCCTTGCCGGCCGTCTCCGACCTCGGAGGTGGTGATCGTCGCGAACGAATTGAACAAGACGCAGGTCAACGAAAGTTCGACCGACGACGACGGATTCCCGAGCCTGGACAGTCTGGAGTACACGCCGCAGGAGCAGCCGATCGTTCTGACGGACGCTTCGAAGCGGGTGGGCAAGAAGTTGGACGAGTCCGAGGTGTTGATCGTGAGCCCGATCGTGGACGAGTTGCAGGACACTAGTCACGTCTCCGTGGTGACGGTCGGCGACGACAAGGAGCAGGTGAAAGACTCCTCGCAAACGGGGATGCTGAAGAAACGGGGTGCGGCGCGAACCTGTTCCTCGCAGAGCGACGCGCAGAGTCTACTGGAGAGGTCGAGCACGAAGAGCGACAGCGGGGACGAGATCACGAAGATGATGGTCGCTGGAACGATCGTCGAGCCCGTGGATATCGACGACACGGACAGAAACTCGAAGAAGGTGAACGGCCTGATCAAGAACGACAAGTCGGCCGCGGGTGGTCGTATCGACGAGAAGGTTCTGAAAACGATCCGACAGAAGGACGCGGGAAAACTGTACAGAGAGAAGAGGATATCCCCGGACAGCTTCGAGGGATCCAGATCGCAGAGCGAGTCCGGTTCGACGAGATCGCACACGCCGAGCAAGAGCATCGATCGCTCGGACGCCGAGTCGATCTCGACCACGATCAGCCAGGACAGCCGAGAGTCGAACAAGGAGAATCACATCGGACAGGGACAGACGCCGGAAACGGAAGAGGAAGTAGTGCTGCGGCGGAAGCCCGATTACGCTCGCGATATACAGCGGCCGACCAGAACCAAGGAGGACATACAGATGATGAATCTGAAGAAAAAGACGAGGAAGCGAACAAGGAAGTTCGAGATAGACGGTGTCGTGGTTACGACGACCACCTCCAAGGTGATCTACGGCGACGACGAGAACGGGAAGGTCTACGACGATCAGATATTCAGGAAACAGGAGCTCAGGGAGCTGAAGATGCTGCAGAAAATGGAGCAGAAGCAGTTCCAGGATTTGTCGCAGAAGGCGCAGTTCAACAAGGATCAACAGGAGAAGCGTTTCGAGCAGGAACGCCAGCTGCTCGAGCGAAACGCCGAGACCGATCTCGAGACTCTCGGACGGCAACAGAGGCAGCAGATCGAGCGTGCCGAGGCGCAGCAGGAGGCAGATCTCAGGCTCGCCTCGAAGAAGATCCGCAGCGAGCAGGAGAGGGAGTTGAAGCAGTTCCGAGATGGTCTGAAGCAGGAGCTGAGGCTGCTGAAGCAAGAGGTGGATCTGATGCCGAAGGACAAGCGGAAGAGCGCGTTCAAGATCCGAAAGGAGAAGCTCGAGGCCGAGCACGAGGAGAGGGAGAAACACTTTTTGGACAAGTTGAACGAGAGTCACGAGCTCTCTCTGAGGAGGCTGTCCGACAGCCACCGGGAGAAGATCGCGCTGATGGAGAGACAGTTTTTGCAGCAGAAGCAACAGCTGATGAGGGCTCGGGAGGCGGCGATCTGGGAACAAGAGGAGCGACACATCCACGAGAAGCAGCAGCTGTTGAAGAAACAGCTGAAGGACATCTTCTTCCTGCAGAGGCATCAGATGCTGATCCGTCACGAGAAGGAGCTCGAGCAGATGAAGCGGATGAACCAAAGGAAGGAGGAGGAGCTGGTCAAGCGACAGACGGTCGAGCGCAGAAACCTACCGAAACGGATCCGCAACGAGATGAAGGCGCGCGAGATGATGTTCCGGGAGTCGATGAGGATCTCGATATCGGCGGTGATCGCGCCTGACCCGGACGCCGAGCGGGAGAAGCTGAAGAAGTTCCAGGAGAACGAGAAGAAGAGGTACCGGGCAGAGCAACAACGGTTCGAGCTGAAACACTCGAGGCAACTCGAGGAGGTCAGAGCGCAGAGCGACGCCACCATCAAGGAATTGGAGCAACTTCAGAACGAGAAGAGGAAAATGCTGATGGAGCACGAAACCTTGAAGCTGAAGGAGCTGGAGGAAGCGTACGGTAAAGAACTACGCGAGTGGAAGGCGCAGTTGAAGCCTCGCAAACAG AAGTTAGAGGCTGAGCTGTCGGCTGAAAAGGACGCGTTGGAAGCTCGCTACCGAGACTATTTCCCTTCGGGTCTTAGTGGTCTCTCTGTTCCACCTTTAGACTATTCTAACATCTTTCATTTCGAAGGCTGGAGGAAGTCGCCGCGTTTGCCCCGCTCCACCCCCGCATCCCCATCCCCCTTCACGATTCCAAGGGTGTCGCTGAGAGTCAGCAGTTCGGACACCGGCTCCGTAAATGGCATGCTTTCGCGAAGTCATTCGAAACCTGACCTGGTACCGTCTTCCTCGCCTCGTAGATAG